The Gemmatimonadota bacterium genome includes the window CCGCTACCCTTCCATAAGCCCAATGCCCCTGACCGTAGCATTTTGCCACTGTTCCCGGGCGGACACCTTCCCATAGTTTTGCCGTGCAGGTCAACTCTCCTGTAGAAGATATCAACTTAATTTTGTCTCCTGTCTTTATACCCAGTTTACGGGCATCTACCGGATTTATCTTGGCTACATCGTCCCTTTTCTCATCGGAGGATCGGATGCGTAGAGCAATGGCGTTTGCGTTGTGCGGAGTGGCCGTTCTGGCGGCGACCGCAGTATGGGCTGGCGAGCCCGCCGGGCAGCCGGTGACGGAGGAGAGTGACGTCTACGCGCTGGGCATGCTGGGATACGAGCTGCTCACGGCGCGTCCGGGAAGCTTGGGGGTCGACCACCCCACAGCTGCCAGGCTGTGGAGCAACCGGACGCGCATCTCGGAGCTGAGGGGCGACGTAGACACCGGGCTCGAGGAGCTCATCTACCGGTGCCTCGCCGACAAGCCCACGCACAGGCCCACCGCGACGGACGTGGCGCACGAGCTCGTCTCGGCGACGCCGGCGGAGTCCGGCTCAACAGCGGTGGTGGAGACGGTGGACACAGAGACAGTCAGAGGTCTCTTCGCGGAGATGAGGAAGCGCAATGTCCCTGGTTTCGTGGGCGCATTCGTGGCTGCAGGGGCGATCCTCATCGGGACAGCCGAGGGTCTGACCAGCAACGGCTACATCCCCAGAATCGCTTTCCCCTTAGCCCTCGTCTTCTTCGTCGTGGGGCTTCCTGCCACGGCGGTAGTGGCGTGGTTCCACGGTGAGAGGGGACCCCAGCGCGCTTCCCTAGCCGAGGTGTGGCTCCTCAGCGGCCTGATGTTCATCTGGATCGTGGCGAGCCTCATGATCCTGATGAACTAGGCCGGACGGCACTGGGCGCTACTCCCCGTACGGCACCCAGATGTTCTTGACTTGGGTCGCCTCGCGCAGGAACTCCTGCCCTTGCCCCTGCCGGCGATCGAACCAGTCCCGCGCCCGTCCGTAGCCGACCCACGTGCGCTTCATGTTTCCGGTCGATGCGCTCTCGAGGGCGCGAGCATCTTCGGCGGTTCCGAAGTGCCAGATGCCGTCCACGTCGTCGTGGCTCGCGAGCGTCGGCACGACCTCGGACCTCAAACCTGTCACGATGTTCACCACACCGCCCGGCACGTCCGAAGTGTCCAGGATCTGATACAGGTCGGTCGCGAGTAGCGGACCGACCTCTGATGGAACCACTACGACCGCGTTTCCAACAGCGATGAGCGGCGCGATACACGAAACGAAACCGAGCAGGGGGTGCGCCTGCGGACATACCGCGCCCATGACCCCGATCGGTTCTTTCATCGCGAGCGTGACGTTGCGGAAGGGGGTGTGGTGTACCCGGCCCTCCCACTTGTCCGCCCACGCAGCGTACGTGAAGATCCTGTCGATCGTGGCTTTGAATTCCGCGCGCGCGCCCTCGGCGTCTCCGGAGAGCGCCGCCAACCGTGCGGTCAGTTCGTCGCGGCGCGCCTCGAGGTTCTCCGCAAAGTAGTAGAGAACCTGCGCTCGATTGTGTGCGGACCGGGCGGCCCATCCGGCCTGCGCCTTACGTGCTGCCTCCACCGCGTTCCGCACGTCTTTGCGGTTGCCTCGGCCAACCTCGCCCAGCGGGGAGCCGTCCGCCGCGTACACAGGCAAGCTGTAGTTCCCGTTTGGCCGGGTTTGCTTGCCACCGATGTACAACTTTGCGGTGCGGTCGATGGCCGGGGTGCCGTCCGTTGG containing:
- a CDS encoding protein kinase, with the translated sequence MRRAMAFALCGVAVLAATAVWAGEPAGQPVTEESDVYALGMLGYELLTARPGSLGVDHPTAARLWSNRTRISELRGDVDTGLEELIYRCLADKPTHRPTATDVAHELVSATPAESGSTAVVETVDTETVRGLFAEMRKRNVPGFVGAFVAAGAILIGTAEGLTSNGYIPRIAFPLALVFFVVGLPATAVVAWFHGERGPQRASLAEVWLLSGLMFIWIVASLMILMN